One Corynebacterium yudongzhengii DNA window includes the following coding sequences:
- a CDS encoding IclR family transcriptional regulator — MRDASIHLVRQYSEDSGIKVLDRAIAIVKSVARDDKTLASLSEDTGLPRATTHRIASALEVHRVLTRNPSGEWAIGPALASFSAKASPRLLAAAEPIMRELVATTRESVQLYVLTGDTRTCIAAEEPPSGLTYTVPIGSQLSLTAGSAARVFAAFGLIPNPAFSQEILADVRASRLAESVAEREVGLASVSAPIIDSSQLVVAVLSVSGPAERLGPHPIATWGAELADAATRLGSAL; from the coding sequence ATGCGGGATGCTAGTATCCATCTTGTGAGACAGTATAGCGAAGATTCCGGCATCAAAGTGCTCGACCGTGCGATTGCGATCGTGAAATCAGTCGCGAGGGACGACAAAACACTCGCATCACTGAGCGAGGATACCGGCCTGCCTCGTGCGACCACGCACCGCATTGCATCCGCACTCGAGGTGCACCGCGTGCTCACCCGCAATCCCTCCGGCGAATGGGCGATCGGACCAGCCCTGGCAAGTTTCTCGGCGAAGGCCTCCCCCCGCCTCCTCGCCGCGGCCGAGCCGATCATGCGAGAGCTCGTCGCCACCACCCGGGAGTCCGTGCAGCTCTACGTACTCACCGGAGACACCCGTACCTGCATTGCCGCGGAGGAGCCCCCGAGCGGGTTGACTTACACCGTGCCGATCGGCTCCCAGCTGTCCCTAACCGCGGGCTCGGCCGCGCGCGTCTTCGCCGCCTTCGGGTTGATCCCGAACCCGGCGTTTAGCCAGGAGATCCTCGCCGACGTCCGGGCTAGCCGACTCGCCGAGTCGGTGGCCGAACGCGAGGTGGGACTGGCCAGCGTGTCCGCACCCATCATCGATTCCTCCCAGCTCGTCGTCGCCGTGCTGTCGGTTTCGGGTCCCGCGGAACGATTGGGGCCGCACCCGATCGCGACATGGGGCGCGGAGCTTGCCGACGCCGCCACCCGACTCGGCTCAGCGCTATAG
- a CDS encoding ATP-binding cassette domain-containing protein: MDLNTAWGDQVWNFALDPGERLLVSGPTGAGKTTLLQTIAGLNAPISGSVSAPQNTRFFAEDAWIFSTTVRENLRVGAPELDDALAKQVLKAVGFPFGLDVVVDNGAESLSAGQRRRLLLARALCGDAEVLLLDEPTAHLTPDDSETLLHMLLTQPLPGARAQRTVIVVAHETGA, from the coding sequence ATGGATCTCAACACCGCCTGGGGCGATCAGGTATGGAACTTCGCTCTCGACCCGGGTGAGCGATTGCTTGTTTCCGGTCCCACCGGGGCCGGAAAGACGACATTGCTGCAAACCATTGCGGGGCTGAACGCGCCGATATCGGGCAGTGTCTCCGCCCCGCAGAACACCCGCTTTTTCGCCGAGGACGCCTGGATATTCTCCACCACGGTGCGCGAAAACCTTCGGGTTGGCGCCCCCGAGCTAGACGACGCGCTGGCTAAACAGGTCCTCAAGGCGGTCGGTTTTCCCTTCGGGCTCGACGTCGTTGTGGACAACGGCGCCGAATCCCTCTCGGCAGGGCAGCGCCGCCGCCTCCTGCTCGCCCGCGCCCTGTGCGGCGACGCCGAAGTGCTGCTTCTCGACGAGCCCACGGCCCACCTCACCCCCGATGACTCGGAGACGCTGCTGCACATGCTGCTGACCCAGCCGCTGCCCGGCGCGCGGGCGCAGCGCACAGTGATCGTCGTCGCCCACGAAACAGGTGCTTAA